Sequence from the Lacerta agilis isolate rLacAgi1 chromosome 6, rLacAgi1.pri, whole genome shotgun sequence genome:
tgaccccatggaccagagcacgccaggcacgcctatccttcactgcctctcgcagtttggccaaactcatgttagtagcttcgagaatactgtccaaccatctcatcctctgtcatccccttctccttgtgccctccatctttcccaacatcagggtcttttctagggagtcttctcttctcatgaggtggccaaagtactggagcctcaacttcaggatctgtccttccagtgagcactcagggctgatttctttgaaaatggataggtttgatcttcttgcagtccatgggactctcaagagtctcctccagcaccataattcaaaagcatcaattctacggcgatcagccttccttatggtccagctctcacttccgtacattactactgggaaaaccagagctttaactatacggacctttgtcggcaaggtgatgtctttgctttttaagatgctgtctaggtttgtcattgcttttctcccaagaagcaggcgtcttctaatttcgtgactgctgaaAGGATTAGTCACACTCAATAGAACTCGGAAGCTTTGTATTAACACCTTGGTAgatcaaaatcgaaaattctttctagtagcaccttagagaccaactgagtttgttcctggtatgagctttcgtgtgcatgcacacttcttcagatacacaggtagATAGCAGACCTGCAGTACCAGTGTAGATAGCAGACCTGCAGTACCAGTGTATTCGCCACCAGGGGCGCTGTTCGCTAATGCTAATCAGTGGAAATACGGGGCTTGTTTCATAGAAAGGAAGTTCGATTTCCAAGCCTGTCTCCCCTTGTGTAGGGGGAGAGGCCATTCTGAAGGAATAACTGGGGAACATGCGTATATGGGGCTGTGCTTAGGTGACTTATTCGGGGGAAATTCCTACAACAGATGTAAGAAAGTACAGCGTCTGTGTATATGTGCAGATCTTGATGTTCAAACACGCTCCAATCAGTACTTTCAAAACAATCCTGGAGCTGGCTGAAAGCGTCCTCTGGCCAGGTTCCAACTGTTGTTACAACTGGCTGAATTCTTCTCCTAAGGGGGATATACTTTGGACATTTAGAAAGTGAAGAATGGTCCGATGAGCCTAAGTGGGGGAGGGAAATTGCCCTGTATGCCTGCTTCAGATGGGAATACACACGATGCAAAATATTCTCCCCCCTAGTGGGGAAATTCACACATACTGTTAGAATTTAGGAAAAACTGTCTTCAGACAGGCCTGACTGAAATCCCCTGACACAACAAGGGCACCCTCTGGATGGATTTGCTGCTGCCTAGAGATGACGGCATAtagcttagagcaggggtcagcaaccgtttccagccatgggccggtccaccatcccttgGACCTTGGGGGGGAGGACAAATTGAGGTGCGGGGCGGGGAGGaacgaattcctctgccccacaaataccccagagatgcatttaaaataaaaggacacattctactcatgtaaaaacacgcagattcccggaccgtccgcgggctggattgagaaggcgattgggccggatccagcccccgggccttagtttgcctacccctggcttagagggTGCCACTCTGACATGTGCAAACACACCCATACACATATTATTCCAAGTACACACCCTTCTCGGGAGCTCAAAGCCGCAGCGTGTGAACACCATCTTGTGGTAATACAAGTTTTGTGTGACACCTCAGACCTCTGAGCAGAACAGAGCCCACCTTAGGAATGCTGGGATCCTCTGGCTACTGGATGTGAAGAGACAGCCTCTCTGGCCAAATATATCTCTCAACCTTGGAATTCTGCTCTGTTGCAGAGAAGCCTGGGCAATGTCCTGGGGGTCATCCAGGTATGGTCGGACCCTGCGTGGTGTGGTGTGAAAATGACTGGTCATGCCCTGGAGCTCAGAAGTGCTGCGGGAATTGCCCACGAGCATGTACTGTTGTTGTCAGAGGTGAGACCATTTATtctgtggagggtggggtgggataggAAGCTCCTCTTCTTCATGGACCAAAGCCATGGTGACTTATGAAGAATTGCAAAACCTCTAAACTCAGAAGTGCTTCCCTGGCTTATGGCTGGAGGCAGGATTCAGTTGATCCAGAGAGCAAGGAGCaccacaaggaggaggaggcatgatGGACAAGCTTGGTCTGCTGCCCAGACCACCAGCTGACTAGAACTGGCAggctggaagggagcccaagagtCACCAAAAGCTTTGCTCTATTGCAGAGAAGCCTGGGAGATGCCCCCCGATTCGTCCAGGTACGGTTGGACCCTGCATTGCAAAGTGTTCCAATGACTGGTCCTGCCCCGGTGTTCAGAAGTGCTGTGGTGGATGCCCACGAAAATGCCGTATTCCTGTCTAAGGTGAGATGATTTTTTATTTGGTGGCGGGTGGGGTGCAGTTGGATAGAGGCTGACTGTGGAAGATATGGGAGTCTCATGTCTCAAAATATCTGGTAgcctttccttctttccccaaTTCCTGGTGTGAATGAACTAATGCTTCTGTTTAATGTGTGTATTTACAGGTTTTGCAGATGACTCCCAATATCTACCTAACATAGAAAATAGTGGAATGTTGCCACGCAGCAGTTTGTCCTGCAAAGTGCAGTATTGTGAGAGGTGAGGGGTGGGCAGCCCAGGCAGGCCTGGCAACAGACTGCAGCAGCTGCCTTGctcctcagcctcctctgcctGACATTTtgtgcagaaatgacttcaaGCAATCAGTTACAATCTAATGCAGCCCAACTGGATGGCTCTTCTGAATTGGTCACaagaacatgcacacacacttgaatttgtaaatctgtctatACTTTGCTACACACAATTTAAATGCATGATCTTCCACACAGCCTTTCAATCACatacatttggagaggatccctaacttggcagagagagagagagagagagagagagagagagagagagagagagagagagaagcagaaatacaggacaaacttcGTCCTATTGAATCAGTACATAAtttagcattttacattgaaataggGTAGGATCCTTTATTATACAGGATGGGTGGCAACCCTAGCAGTGAAGGGGTCTTGCCATGGCCCACAGGACTTTAGGACTGAGCTTATGTGTGGAAACTGCAACTGTCCATTGTGACCCTTTTGGTCTTCTTCCCTTCAGCTACTCTGCAGCAGAAGACCTTGGCTGGACCAGATGCCCAGAAACAATGAGTGGAGCTTAGCCTGTATCATCTGAAGACCTGCTGACCTCTCCAAATACGGGCATCAAGGCACCATGATCTGAGACCTTGGCTTTCCACCAACTTGTCTGGTTTCCGGTGGTTGAGCAAAGTTTGCTCCATCAGGCATCCAGgcatcctctttttcttttgcacaataAAGGCATTTGCATgctagacagtgtgtgtgtgtgtgtgtgtgtgtgtgtgtgtgtgtgtgtgtttgtgttccctgcttccatctccagTTTGGTCCCCAACGTTGTTGTCCCAATGGGGCAGGGTTAAGGAACCTTCAGCCCAGCTTCCAATATTGCCCCTCCAGCCTTCCACATTTCGTCCTCAGTGCCATTTGGGGCAAGCCATACCCACCTGCCCAACACCTGATGTGATACACGTATGGGCGGCCTTGAGAAATAGGACTGGGCTTGAGCAAAGCCCACTTTGGACAGCTCCCAAATCACCCAGCAACCAGCTTATTTTCCAGAGCCGTTGACACACTGGCAAAGTGGAGAGCTGCACCAAGCAGAATTGCACTCCCTTCCATCAGCTGCTGCAAAGGGAGAGGGATCCTGCTTAGCACTGGGCTCAGGTGCACAAGAGAGCTCTGCACACCAAGCCCAGTGCTAAGCAGAATTATTCtccatcccccctccccagagaACTCCCTGCAGAGCAGTCACCAGAGCCCAGCAAGGATCCATAATCTTAGTCAGGGTCTCCAGAGGCTCCTGCTACAGAGTTCAATGAGGCACAGGGAGGCACAATGAGGCACATACATGGGGTAAGCCATACCCACCAGTCCAATACCTGATGTGACACAGGTATGGGCGGCCTTGAGAAAAAGGACTAGGCTTGTGCAAAGCCCACTTTGGACAGCTCCCAAATCACCCAGCAACCTGCTTGTTGTCAGAGTCATTGACACACAGTAAAGTGGACAGCAGCATCAAGCAGAATTGCACTCCCTTCCCATCAGCTGATGCAAAGGGAGAGTGATTCTGCTTAGCAATGAGTTCAGGTGCACAAGAGAGCTTTGCACACCAAGCCCAGTACTAAGCAGAATTGTTCCCCTTCCCCAATCAGCTGATGGCAAGGGGAAGTGATCCTGCTGAGtttcacctcaccccaccccagagAACTCCCTGCAGAGGAGTCACCAGTGAGGATTCATATTCTG
This genomic interval carries:
- the LOC117049193 gene encoding WAP four-disulfide core domain protein 18-like gives rise to the protein MRSGGLVLLVGLLALWTELTPTSGRRPAEKPGQCPGGHPGMVGPCVVWCENDWSCPGAQKCCGNCPRACTVVVREKPGRCPPIRPGTVGPCIAKCSNDWSCPGVQKCCGGCPRKCRIPV